The Gymnogyps californianus isolate 813 chromosome 15, ASM1813914v2, whole genome shotgun sequence genome includes the window AActgtgcaattaaaaaatcataGGATGATTTAGGGTGGAAAGGGCCTCTGGAGCCTTTAGTCCAAGCCCCTGCTGAAAGCATGTCCATTAGATCCAGCTGCTCAGGAGatttgaatgtctccaaggacagagatccCACAGCCTCACTGGGCccctcttccagtgtttgaccacctttTTGCTTAGCTCGGTCTGGAATTTCTGATGTTGCAAATTTTGTCTTATCCTACCCCTGTTCAGCTCtaagagtctggctctgttaTCTATATCCTTCCATTAGGTAGCCGTAGACAGCAAGACCTTCACCTTCTCTTCTACAGGATGAGAAGGTGAAGCTCGCTCTGCCTTACCTTGTACgtcatgtgctccagcccccgaCACTTCCTCACTGTCCCCCATGCCCTTACAGCTCTTCAAATTATAATAAGCTTTCTCCAGCATATCAGGTTTGAAGATCTCCTTGCAAGGTTGTCGTATTGGTAAAACCATTCTTGTCCCATTTGACCAGGTGGATCCCATTCTTCTCAGCAGTCCTTGTTCCTCAAAGAGGGCTCTGTGGTTAGAGAAGCCAAAGCGCTCCCTGTGACACCAGCCACACAGTCAGGTGttccttcctcctgttcctttctccttcaccAGCAGGATACGAACACCAGCTGTGCCCCCATGCCCTCCACCCTCACCTCCCAGAGCCCTCCTGTCTCTCTGAATCTGCATAAGGCTGCCTCTAGTGGTATCCCCTTACTTGCCTTCTGGACATGTTAACCTGGAACCTCCATAGAGACATAGGTGCTTCAAGCACTGTTCCATAGGTGGGCAATAGATAAAACTTGTATACAGCTGATGTACATCAACTGAACTCCCAAGCCATCAAccaaacccccagatccctttctgcagggttgcactccagcctcttgtcccccaGCTATACGTACATCCGGGATTATACTGTCCCAGgagcagaatccagcatttgtcCTTGTTAAATGTCATACATTTGGCGATTTCCCAGCACTCAAATCTACCAAGATCTCTCTCTAAGGCCTCTCTACTCTCGAGGGACTCAGTGTCTCCTCCTaatttagtatcatcagcaaactttcTTAGCATGCATTCAACTCCTGTGTCCAGGTCATTCATAAAAACATTCAAGAgaactggccctaaaattgagccctgaggaacaccactaGTCACTGGCCACCAGCCTGATGTTACCCCATTGACTACAACTCTTTGAGCCTGACCCTTCAGCCAGTTGTTCACCCAAGGAAGTAGAGGACAGAGCCACGCCAGTCTTGAGCTGCAGTCACTACTACAGCACTGCCCTTGTGTGTAGATACGAGCAGTGAGTATCCTCAAGAGTTGAAATAGGGCAATAAACTTCTGGGCAGATATGttgtaattactttttcaaGTTTGGGCTGAAACATTTATGAATTAGAACTCGTAGTTAGGGCTCTCTGCTGCGTCAGTTTATAGATCAGGTTTACATAATGTAATTctttccaactcaaaccatttCATCATTCTCTTGTCATAGAAACTGGTTTGTGAGAAAATGAGGCAAAATCCCTTCTTAATCCTGCTGTGTCACAGAACACCACCCTTGCTGTGTCTCACTCGTATGTCTTTTTGGAAGAGTGTGCCTGTTGCCCTGATACCAAATTGACTAATAGGAGTGAGATAAACAGCTGTTTGCTGTTGATAGATGCAATATTACACATACAGTCACTGTGAGAAATTAAAGGGTTTATTTATTACTATCTCTGTAGTATTGTTTAAAAACTCAAAAGGTCAGATACGGTGGCAACAATGAATAGCACGTATTAATTTGATGCAATTATAAAGACAAGTTCCCAGACAAAATGTGAGCTGGGATCAACCTGGTCACTAAGAGGACACTCAAATATTTGATAAAAGTGAGACTGCATATCTGGTTTGATAAGCTCAACTACAGGCATTATCACACATATGTTCTTACAGTGAGGAGAGAATGTATTAATATAAGTGAAGCCTGTAGCAGTCTCTATGGTTACAGCTAACATTTTCTAATATAAGCCATTGTCTTCAGATGCTTAACTTTCCATGTTTCAACTGCTtaggctgaaattttccatcaCTGCTCATTGTTTCCAGGTGAATTCTCTAGCAATGAGGTTAGCAAATGTACTGAAGAATTCTAGCAGATTCTCATGCTGAAACAGCGATTGGAAATTTGGCAGGGACTCAATATTATCATCTGTTACCATCCTCTCAAATTTACCCCATGGCCTGGTGACTTTAAAAGACTCAGCAGATCCTGCTAGAGGTTTTGTGCTGAAATTTCCAAATGTGACATCTACAGTGGATGAATCAGTCTGAGCCGGCCACTACCAAACACTGACGGACCCACTTACCTGTGCACAACCCCAAAGTCCTGCAGAACGTGCGGTTCAAACAGGGCACGTCAACTCTGCCCTTCCTCTGAGGGATTGTACCTACAGGCTGAGAAAACAGGAGGCAGTCCAAATTTTGTATCTGCAGCTCTTCGACTGAGTATGTTATAAATAACTGGCTCCACCCCACCGGTATTCTGGCAGTTTTCGCATTAGTCCCAACGGCAGAGACCTGTGCAGTGAATCCAAACATCCCAAGTCAGAACAGTCATTCTGCAGGACACTGATCTCTGTGAAAAAGTTTCTAATAACAGGCCCCAACACTATGCTGtgataagcattttaaaacctgGACCGAAAACATGTTCTTTGAACAGTCTTGTGAAAAAGAGGTATCCAAGCCTGTTCATCTCCCCCCAGCCCATATACTGTAAGGTATTATGTGCCATCACCACCGTGTGTGCTAGATTCTGCTCATTTAACCATGACACAGGGAGGGAAGATAGATTCTGTGTCCTATGCTTTGGGTCAGAGGAGCCAAGAGGTTCTAGATATAACCAAAGAGATTCTTTAGCCAAGCTGGGATCTTAGGCAACAGCTTGTTCTTTCTGCAGTATCTTTACTACCCTGCTGCTCTTCACATCTTCATTCAccactttttctatttttcagagTTTGCTAAATTTAAACTTTCTGAATACACAATTACTCCTAGATATTTCTGATTTCCGAATTAATTTTTACGAACTTTAACCTCTTGAAAGTATTTACCAAATAAGTGACTGGTTGCTGCTCTTGTGCATTGCAGGTGTCCTGTGGTTATCAGTAGTATCCGAGGTGTTATACATCATGCTGTTAGTCGTCGGATTCAGCCTTATGTGCCTCGAGCTCTTTCATTCAAGCAGTGTGATAGATGGGCTCAAGTTAAAtgcctttgctgctgtcttCACTGTGCTTTCAGGTATGaaccttccctttcccttttgccTGAGGAGCCACgacaaaacaaaattctaaaACTCTGAAAGAATAAAACCCGGGGGCTACAAGACTCTTTTATCCTCATTTAGCTATCACATTTTTCACTAcaattttttgttcctttggaACAAGGACCACATGATAAATTTGCCTCTTGCCAGCGAGAACTGAAAATATGTATTCCTGATTTCACAACGGCAATACAGTAATGAGCCTTCCCCCAGCCTGCAGGGCCATTGCCATAGCCATAGCCTGAGCCTCCGTTTTCAGCACCATCACACTGATTATCCAACAGAAAATGAACAACATATAGTgttgaaaattcttttttccatgttaatCCTAAAAGTAGGTGAAGGCTTGATGCTTCAAACCAAAGAAAGAAGCCCATCTTGTTCATTAGCAAAATCGAGAATGAAAAGGGTTCTAGTAATTGCACTTAGGAGCAACCCCAAGAGTGATTTGGGGAAATGTACATCTCTCAGAACAACTTTTACAGGCTATTTTCATGGTCGGTCTGTACTTGGAGCCCTTCAGCATATGAACTTGAGGAATTCACTTCTCTAAAAGAAGTTATCAAATTTAACCATGTAATTAAGTACCCCTTCACCTCTGTGCTGACTGAAAACTCCACTTCCCAGGATTTATACAAGCAACCAGCCACAGCTGGCTTTTGTGAGCACTGCTGCATGGACCTCTCCAGCAGAAGGAACTTTTGCAATAAAAGTGCATTTTATTCTACTGTATTTCAAGCTGAAAGAGATTATAACAGGCAGTGTACATTCTGTGAAGGAGCTTGTATCTTCAGGGATAGCTTCAAATTGTGAAATACAGTTGGTGGTATAAAACTTAGATCAGAAGTAGAGctgagaggacaaaaaaaaaaatctggtaaaaACTGCCAAAACATATCTTTCAGCTTTGGATgtaatttggatttttaaaaaagtcagtttaattttcaaaatcaaactATGTGGAATTCTTCAGCATTCAAACAATTATTTCCatactgtttctctttctcttcaccattaactgcatttttaaagttttgtaagaattatgaagttttctttcctacacatctttctatttttattttgtccttccCTCTTTATAAGTACATTGCCATGATGTTCCaaatataaactttaaaattttacagggaaaaaggatagaaaaatacgaagaagcaaaaaaacccaaaacactgctagctgttattttcagtgacagagatatcagaggaaagaagaaaagcatatttatttaagCTTAGCATATTTATAATGACACAGCTTAATAGAAATGAGGGAACGAAGAGGACTTTGCCTTGGAGCAACACACCTCTCATTAAATTCATGCTAGAGTTCCCTCCTAAAAGTGCAATGGGATCTTCATATTCTCATAGCTCAACATGTAAAGGCTAGGAAAAATTATCCTAACAGTGTGACCACTTATTGCTGTTTCTTAACCTTTTatgagtcattaaaaaaaaccccacaacataGTGGTTTTGGTATCGCTCTTGACCTTatgcaaatttaaaaacttACACACGTCACTCAtgtaatatttataataaagcattttaatcaATGTGATATATtccataaataatatttttagtaaaggtacctgaaaatgctttaaaatatattctcttttccaaatttCGTTCCTTAAGCTCTCCCATTACTGACACCTAGAAACAGCTCTGGTCCTGCAAGGCTAGTGATCTCAAGCCAGCCATAAATGGTCAGTGTTTCTCTACTCCCATCCACTCCAGTCACTCCAGTCCACCATATTATCAGGATTTTCCACCTGCAAGCATCTGTTGCCCTGGGCCCCAGGTGGGCATACAGGCATTTTGTCCTCTTTGTCCAGCCTTAAGCAGCCAGTTGGAGGAAAAGATGATCTTGTAAATATAGCATTTGTTGATTTATGTTACAGGCAGTTCATTTTATCCAAAATGTGACCATTAAACGTACAACAAAAAGTACCATAGGATATCCCCATGAAGAACTTGGCAAGGCATATCTAAAATAGCCCAAACCAATGGGTGGCATCAggaacaaaccaaaccaaaagtGCATGAAGCAGCACAATGAAAGAAAGACTCGTATTTCTTTGCTATAGCTTATACATGGCATAATGCCACTGACAGCACAGCCAGGTACATGTCTGCCCCCGACCCTCCCCACCATTAGGCAGATAAAGCAATAAATGCCATGTTTTCGCTGTGGTCCCTGCGTTACAGCAGGACTTGCTGATGACCTCCTACTCACCTGTACCAGTGGACTGTCATCCTGGCCTCCCACACAGCGAAAGGTCTGAACGTTGCTGAAACCCCATTAAGGTTTTGCACAACACAACAGAGCAGATCAGCCTTGCTGAAGCTAGTCTTGCCATGTCAAACCTCCTGATGGCTCTGAGTGACTACGACATGTCTCAGGGCagtctgtaatattttattaaggTTGAAAAATTACTGACAGTAGGCATAGGAACAGCAAACCCAAACTTTAAGATCAATGCCATAACTgtcagctggagaaaaagccACTGATTTAAAAAGTACAGCAAGCTCCCAGtgaattctgaaaattaaatatagccAGAAACAAGCAAGGTGTGTACCAGTTTGCTGTGCTCCCATTAGGCCGCCCACCCTGCTGAAATATCATTTCTTCCGATGTGAATTGCTCTTTCCACCTCCTAACTTTGCAGTGTGTCACACCGACATGAAGCAGCTGAGCAAATCACCGCAGCTTCTTGTAATAAAATGTCTTCTTTCAGCCTCTGCAGCTGTTTGTATCAAATATGACATTTGTCTTGCTGAAGGTCCTGCTTAACATACCCACAACACAAACATGACATTCCTCGACTTCCCTCCCCCAGAATTGCTCTGAATCATCCACATGTCTGGTGAGACTAATGAAGTGCTTTAGACTCTGAAAGtaagcagggaagaagagccAAAATTTGGGTCTGGGGAGGGAAAATCAGGATCTTCCACATGGAGGAAGGgcaactgtggaaaaaaatagacgGTCAGAGATAACAGTAAATGGTGACTTCGGTTAAGGTGCGAAGTGTAACGTATGGGACCGCATTGTACCCCACTGTGGCAGAACGTCAGTATTTCTAAGTGCCTTGAACTGTCGTTGCAGCACACGGGGCCTTTTGCCATCTGTAGGTCCAAGGTCTATTTGGGATACGATGATCCTGCCCCACTCTTTAGCTAACTGCCTGAACCCATGCTTTTCATGAGCTCAGCTGGGAGCATCATTCTGCACTGCCTAGGGACTAAAGCACACACATCCCAAATTATTGTAGCTAGAAAATTCTCCAAGCATCAGAGCTGCTCCTGGCCACCACTTCTTGAAAAGTGGGGTTTGATTTTCCTCAGAGAGACGCCTAAATGTAAAGTTCAGGCAGTTTTTTCTGCTTAAGCTGAAGAACTATGCTGGCCAGTTAAGTGGCAGAGCGAATTGAGGCTACCCTGTCATTTAACTGCAATCCTGTTCTTTAACATTACGGTGAGTAGAGTGTCTAATGCATTGTCTAAATCCTCACCCAGCTGTAGTTATCTCAGCAAAATATAATGGTCTCACAAAAGCAAGCATCATCAACACGGTACCATCGAAAGTATTCCTATGGTGTCCTCACCACACATCATCAGGAATACTGAGTTCACTTAACTTCCTTGTGTAACTTCCAAGTGTTTTATAAGTGCTCAAATTTATAAATCTTAGCAACTGTTCAGATAAATATTGTTGTTTGGCGTTAACACATTCAATCTTGCATTGCCTACAGAAGCCTCCCTCCTTACTCTCTTACCTGAGGGCTGTCTGCAATGGGCTAAGTGAGATAACTTGTGGGTGGCATACccctgttttgcagcagcaagGTTGGTGGTGATGCTAATTGTGCAACATTTTCTTCAAcgattttctttctttaactcTTCTCTTAATTGAGAATTCAGTATGATGTTAAATAATGAGCTCTCAGTCACACCTTTCCTCTGCCCATGCAGCTCCCTCCTCCACAGTAGAATAGGAGGCATAAAAGTACAACAAAGACTTTTTTGGAGCTTTCAAAGCACTTCTAGCAGTAGCTATCTCAAGAATTATAAAAAACATTAGCACAAAAATTTCTATTATAATCCCTGCTTCTCAGGTCTCTTGGGGATGGTGGCCCACATGATGTACACTCAAGTTTTCCAAGTGACAGTCAGCCTTGGGCCAGAGGACTGGCGACCACATTCATGGGACTATGGATGGTCCTTCTGGTAAGTGTCACCACCAGTTATATCTTTTCGTTTTTGAGTTGTTCCATCAGTCTGTTGGGAGATTGTACGTATCATCTCAAATTTCCAGGAACAGGCATGTGAATTTCCAGCTGCCAGAATGCTAGGAGCAAAAACATGGCCGTACAATTGTTGAGGTGTAGAGGACAGTTATCAGtgactgtgcagcagcagctgtgcagaTCAGCAGGTACATAGCATTTGTAAATAAACAGCAGCCACAATTACCAACACAGATTGAGCACTCTCATTAAAGTTCAATTTAGGTACATAATTGCCATGGCATTTCAGAGACTTGCAgtttttgaggggttttttttggtttttaattaatGTCTCAGTTGAACCTTACAGTGGTGCAACTTTTAACACAACCGCAGAGGAAGGCGTAGTCCTCCTGGCACCATGATCCTTCCCTGTGGATCATGGGGAGAAAACTTGGGAAAACGGACATGACATTTTGGagactgactttttttatttttttttttacttttcccatttatcttctaaaaatcacataaaaataatttgggcAAGATACATCAACTGTGTTATACTGCTTGCAAGTTTATAAGGAGCTTAACAAGAATAGGagactgaagaacagaaataccTGCAAACAACATTCACATCCCTCTAGGGGCATCAGCCTCTTTGGATGGCTagggaaaatactttctttttttcatttctaaatataGTGTATTATTTTCATTCCATCTCAAAGCAGAGACAACAACCTTTACTAAcaccaataaataaatacaaatacttcttatgcacagcactgcagggaaTTATTagtctttccttccccccctcacTATACTGTGTTTCATGGGAGGAGTTACTAACATTTTAGTAACGtgttacaaaatataaattgcattatatttaaaatacagcttgttttgtgtattaataatgaatatttattgCATATGATGATGAATTTATATAGTGCattcatatatttataatatataaatattcataacAATTATATCATAATAATTGTATAactattaatatatttaaataataaggCATATTATCTATTCATTTGTCTTCAGTATTCTTTTTTACAATTTACTGCAATACTCAAAATTCAGAATGTTGTTAAATGTCTAGCATGATAAAGCACTCATTAGATTATTCTCCTTCGCCTCGTGCAAGACAAGAACCCCCATGTCTCAGAACGGGCATCAGAGGCTCGTGGGTCCCGCAGGGCATTGTGAGCCCTCCCTAGGCCCCCTCATCCTACCCGTGCTGCGAGCGAGCTGTTCAGAGCCCAGCATCACATCCTGCGATGGCAGCTCACAGCGCTGTCTGCTGTCCTCACCACAGCTTTGTCCCAGAGCAGATGTTGCATCCCCTGCCTGCAGTTCTCCCCAGGCAGCCAGAGCCAGAGCACAGCAGGCTTTGGTTTAAAGACCGGGACTGACCTTGGGTTAGGCCTCACTGTGGAGGATGCTGGAGATACCCACAAGCAGGCAAATATGTGGGAGCAACCTCAGCTCTTCCCGTGTTCCTGAACTGGGACCTCAGCTTCATTCCATACAGTGACTGTTGGTTCACCCCAGTTAAAGCTGAGCTCTGCTCAAGCTATTGCTGTCCCACAGCAGCTTCTCAGATTTGGtgatctctctccctcccctaaTACCTTCCAAGGTAACATACTTGCCTATGCAGGACGCTGGGCAAGGTGCAAACATCAGCTCAGTCACAGCTCCCCTGGGACAGAcgtgaacagcagcagcattttcagcCCGCAGTGGTGCTCAGCAGCCTGAGGAAGGCCACGGGGTTCCTCATGCCATGCCAGTGACTGGTAGCAGACCTGGCAAAGAAAGGTCTGAAAGTCAAACGCAGCAAAAACAAGGCTTCCTTCCAGCTCACACTGAACCACCACTGCTGTACAGACTAGAAAGCTACAACCTCCCCTGGCATCACCCAGACTTGAACACCTCCTTTAAGAAGGGTTAAAAACAAATGTCCACCCAGCCTGGTGGAGTTTGGAAACTCTGCACATGcaagaatttctttctgctccatCTGGGTTCAGGTGATGGCCTGAAGCGTGAGCTTTAAATACCCCTGAACCAGTAGTGCAAACACGGGTATTATTTACAGCCTTCTGTAAAAAGTACTACTGCAGCATCCTACTAGACAACCTGTCAGAGCACAGAGAATTTAACACCACTGAAAAGTGGGGCCAGGGAACAGCCTCCCCATGGCCAAGAGCCAAAGGGCACGAGTGGAGATCTAGACTGCCATTCGTTTCCCAAGTGCCAACgggaaaactattttttctgtgaCTCTATTTCCCCTCTGTTGAAagggaataataaaaatacctcTCCTCAAACTGAGGAAGGGCTGCTTGTGATCTGCTCAGATGTCCCAGGGTTGAAAATGCACCGCTTGGTCCCTGTTATCTTACCCCATTCCCAAGCCATCAGCAAAGCCTGGAGGTTGGTCTGTGCTCTGGCACAAGCCAGGAGTGGGCCAGGGGATTCTCCAGGCAGAGGGTTTCAGTGGCTCTGACGCTCAGTGGATGTTCAAGCTCGGCCCctctagaaagaaaacaaatacaaaacccTGAGTTATTTGAGCCACAGAGGAACTTGAGAGCACAGCCCTGAGCTCAGCTACCAGAGGCACTATAGGTACAGTCTCACCACATCTGGGGCACAGCTGGCACAGAGGGGCATTGCTGTTAAAGCAGTCTTCACCTAAGGTAGGATATAACTCTTACCGGTAGGAGAACCACTCtttacacttaaaaataaataacatttaaccAAGGTCcataaaaactaaaacatatCAATCATAATTGTCTCATTATTATGATTTACCAAATGCCAGACCTGAGGTCACATTGAGAGTCttcattctgtatttccttctctgaacctttcagcatttctgagttAATAATCAGAAACTATCAGAAACTTTCAAGAGAAATTTTTCTCCGTATGTCATTCCCCAGGCACCAACCAGGCACAGCGAAGCATGTGGTTTCAGCTGGCTTCTTCCTTGATATTCTTTAGGAGCCCAGCTGGAAATATTTGGAGCTGTTGGAGCTTTTCCACACACTCCATGTAGGAGGAAGACACTTGCCAGGCTTCCCTGTGCCTGGACACTCACACACACCACGAGTTTCCTTTCCACTTCTCCATCCAACCGTGGGAAACCTAAGGGAACTTCATCACCCCAGGGTTCACTACACTTCCTTCTCATTTGATTGCATCTGGCAAATGGGTTAAAAATTGACTAGGAACGGGCTGCCTCCACACACTTCATTGCCATGGGAGTCCCTAAAGGACTTGTTATGCACTGAATTTTGAAACCATTGAAATGAGCCATTTCTGTTTACTtgaaccatttttttcccagatttttcAGTTCATGAATATGTGttctttttcaagttttgtCTAATTTGAAATGAGAAACTATTTCCTTGTCTGCAGATCCTTTGCAGAATGGGAAAACAGCTCATGCTGAGGGCTCTGTTGATAATGCGTATTTATAAGATAATGCTACTGTGGTTgtattctttctgttctgcagagtTTATATCATTGTTCAATTTGGTTATAGAAAAGGTGAAAGCAAGGAGCAGGTAAAGTGTGCAGCTGACACAGATGATGAAGTTAATCCAAGTTAGTTAGGAAGCCACTGTGAACTATATGTAGCTGGAGCTGATGGGCTGAATGTGAAGTCAAGGGGAGCCTGAACGCAGATAAGCTCTGCAGACAAAAGGAGGAATTCAGTGCCTTTTTTGCAGCCCCATTTCATGCTCAAAAAGCATCTAAACTCCTTGGGGCCATGAGTTCCCCCCAGCCGCATCTGAACTTGAGATCAGTGAGGTAAAGGCTGGAGGAGAGATGTGCAGGGAGGGCAGAAGGCAGCCAGGGGGGAAACCCAGTCCAcgagcagggagcagagcagctcccagctgaaCCCTCCTTGCCAGGAGACCCAGGATAACACTTGCTGCTGTTCCAGCCTGGCATCGGGGcagtcactttttttcttccacttcccttctccctctgtctcccCATGCTCCTGGTTGGTACTTGCAAGTGCCCTGCCACTGGCTGACCAAGATTGCCTAGCACTGCCTGCATGCTTGGGGCACTGCCCTCAGATTAGATCTCTCCACAAAATGGAAGGGCTGTCTTCTATTCTGGTCAGGCTTTCAGAGACCAGATATAAGCCAGGAATGCTAGAAACGTCCATGAAccaggaaagaaggaaatacagtaGTCTGATGAAGGCATAAAAACCAGAATAGAAACCATCCCTGCAGTAGCATTGTGCAGAGTCAGTCTCCCATGGATGCTGGAGAACTTCCACTGGTCCAAAAGATGTGCTCTCTGGGGCATTACTCCTTCCAGGAGTTCATTACTGCTCTATAGCTTTTAGCACTTGTCTGCAAGGCTCTGAAACATTGCAAAGGGAAATCAAGAGGCGTTCCACTCTTCTGTCAGAGTGGACCAAGTGTTCACATTAACACTCTGCCACACGGTCCTCCATGGGATGAAAGTTGTGCCCAGCCCCTAGCCCAGCATCCTGCCTGCATGCCTGAGCACGTGCCACAGGTCATCTGAGGTAAGATGAGGAGAACGGGTTTGTCACCACTGACTGACCTGCCTAGTCGCATCCTGTCTATGTGTGTCTCTTGGCGTCAGAAATATAACATGAGCTGCTGTCTTAACCCAGCTCTGTCTGCTGGTTTCTCTCTCCACAGTCTGGCATGGGGCTCTTTCACCTGCTGCATGGCGGCCTCCGTTACTACCTTGAACTCTTACACTAAGACTGTCATTGAGTTCAGACACAAGCGCAAAGTCTTTGAGCAGGGCTTTCGAGAAGAGCAGAACTTCCTAGACCAGGAAGCCATCAAGTACTTCAGAGAAAGGTCAGTGCAGTCAGTCACTCGATCAGTGGAGGTTTTCATGGACTCTGCTAGTCTCAGAAAATCCAGGCTCTCATCCATTTCAGCACATGTGGGTGAAGTCTCTGAGATACTTGGAGAAGATGTGTGTTaaagacaaacacaaaagatcctccttgatttgttttttcttaaattttgtgATGTCCTAGTGCCTGCCTTTTCTTATATACTCATTAAAACACAAGACTGACAAGTCCTTACAGTATGCATCTGATTCACAGGAATTCATAAGAAGCTATGCTGCCAATGCAAGCCGATTTTCCCTCTCTGGAAGGGTAAAATTGTGGGGATATAACAAATGTTACAGCCATCCTTTCTCAGCACGTGTCATAGGCACCTCCCAATAACCCTAACAGCTGCTGAGACATTTTCCAGCCACCACTAGACCACTTTTGAGTTGCCATCTTCCGTAGTCACATGCCTACAACCCATCCTAGGCTCCTCCACACAACCCATCCTCCTGAGCTCCTCCACACAAATATAGCGCATACATCATATTGCACTGCAGAAACATCCACACAGTGTCACCCACACTGCTACCAGGGTCTTAGATGGAC containing:
- the GSG1L gene encoding germ cell-specific gene 1-like protein, coding for MKTNRRCRALLAVSLNLMALLFSTTAFITTHWCEGTQRVPKPSCGKEKKTNCLNYSGNETANETNQNVVHYSWETGDDRFLFRYFHTGIWYSCEENINAAGEKCRSFIDLAPASEKGVLWLSVVSEVLYIMLLVVGFSLMCLELFHSSSVIDGLKLNAFAAVFTVLSGLLGMVAHMMYTQVFQVTVSLGPEDWRPHSWDYGWSFCLAWGSFTCCMAASVTTLNSYTKTVIEFRHKRKVFEQGFREEQNFLDQEAIKYFRERSVQSVTRSVEVFMDSASLRKSRLSSISAHVGEVSEILGEDVC